One window of the Eucalyptus grandis isolate ANBG69807.140 chromosome 8, ASM1654582v1, whole genome shotgun sequence genome contains the following:
- the LOC104414917 gene encoding uncharacterized protein LOC104414917, with protein sequence MTVKSSTEGQSSIHLDIPQLQKKNDTVISPATMFEPQNSAGTRDRSSGNSVSPTLPAVSAPEKKLTLFALRLAVLEKTATGLGTLGFIWATVVLLGGFASTLDKTDFWFITIILLIEGTRIFSRSHELEWQHQSTRSIAEAGVSSFRKLRSSPRALVESVKDMLSPVSSATRKQSQQSREISKTTDATNVREQKLRWKPTRIWTSSEVPIVPYAGRVFLSRNVSKILYWLQLLSAIACVVLSLMKLIKRNFGDIAKKDTDERNGKAALYIFYGLALAEALVVLTEKLYWEWKVVICKLLERVNEECDLGASGMNSTQRFFYDSYSRCINGSIFDGLGMDMVTFAMDLLSSNSPHEQLIGARILHQFSTKERFSDDTLQKIGTTLPVIERLVEILNWEDPQEEEIRVSAAEIVSKLAGKKQNSLRVAGIPGAMESISSLLQTNRSPSSTADEIREKKIIFDHEDYEHWTFINLGLLILKKLARDHDNCGKIGNTRGLLSKIIDFTHADERILKDSTVTTSQVLTIKRSLQVIKMLASTTGTTGKNLRREISEIVFTISNIRDILRHGEKRPELQKLGIEILTSLAQDNDATEHIGGTGGVLKELLKIFFQEGVLENQRDVRIVAGEALAMLAFESKSNCQRILKLNVVERLLNVLEIPVLDVSAGRILRNMCTYSGPESFNQLKEVTAAAPTVLKAILSGEGKLQEVMVGLAVHAFKYMTAEESTAFFKQAGFREAELACALVEILRSHPNPHIKVPRMRRFAIELAIWMMREKSTNVQIFRDLGMEEELEGVMDTTSELESYNIFSGTIGLSRHSTTIHSLVETALMLLNNRFDQPIGY encoded by the exons ATGACGGTCAAGAGCTCCACTGAAGGTCAAAGCAGCATTCATTTGGATATTCCTCAGCTTCAGAAGAAAAATGACACCGTCATTTCACCTGCCACAATGTTTGAGCCACAAAATAGTGCTGGTACGAGAGACAGAAGTAGCGGAAACTCGGTTTCCCCCACGCTGCCAGCTGTTTCCGCCCCGGAGAAAAAGCTGACACTGTTTGCTCTCCGCCTTGCAGTTCTTGAAAAAACGGCCACTGGCCTGGGAACCCTTGGTTTCATCTGGGCGACGGTTGTACTTCTGGGGGGCTTTGCCAGTACCCTAGACAAAACCGACTTCTGGTTCATCACcatcattttattaattgaaggAACTCGAATATTCAGCAGAAGTCATGAGCTGGAATGGCAACACCAGTCCACAAGGTCAATAGCTGAAGCCGGAGTTAGCAGCTTCCGAAAGCTCAGATCGAGCCCTAGAGCTCTAGTTGAATCCGTCAAGGATATGTTAAGCCCTGTAAGCTCTGCTACAAGGAAGCAAAGTCAACAGAGCAGGGAAATTTCCAAAACTACAGATGCAACAAACGTTAGAGAGCAGAAATTGAGATGGAAGCCGACCCGGATATGGACTTCTTCCGAAGTTCCTATTGTACCTTATGCAGGGAGAGTTTTCCTTTCGAGAAACGTGAGCAAGATTCTCTATTGGCTTCAGCTCTTATCCGCAATAGCCTGCGTTGTGCTTTCATTGATGAAGCTCATCAAGCGCAATTTTGGTGACATTGCTAAAAAAGACACTGACGAGAGGAACGGGAAAGCTGCTCTGTATATCTTTTATGGCCTGGCTTTGGCAGAAGCTTTGGTCGTCCTGACAGAGAAACTTTACTGGGAGTGGAAGGTTGTCATCTGTAAGCTTCTCGAACGAGTGAACGAGGAATGCGATCTGGGGGCTTCAGGTATGAACTCGACTCAGAGATTTTTCTATGACTCCTATTCGAGATGTATTAATGGTAGCATTTTTGATGGCCTGGGAATGGATATGGTGACTTTTGCTATGGATCTCTTATCTTCAAACTCGCCGCATGAGCAGCTCATAGGAGCCAGGATTCTTCACCAGTTTTCTACGAAAGAACGGTTTTCAGATGACACGCTTCAGAAGATAGGAACAACTCTGCCAGTTATAGAGAGACTGGTGGAGATCTTAAACTGGGAAGACccacaagaggaagaaatcaggGTATCAGCTGCCGAAATAGTTTCCAAATTAGCCGGGAAAAAGCAAAACTCCCTTCGGGTCGCTGGGATACCCGGGGCAATGGAATCAATATCATCTCTTCTACAGACAAACAGAAGCCCCAGTTCCACAGCAGatgaaattagagaaaagaaaatcatctttGACCATGAGGACTATGAACACTGGACTTTCATTAATTTGGGGCTACTCATTCTGAAGAAACTAGCCCGTGATCATGATAACTGTGGAAAAATTGGAAACACAAGGGGCCttctttccaaaatcatagATTTCACTCATGCAGACGAAAGAATATTGAAGGACTCAACCGTTACCACATCGCAAGTTTTGACCATTAAAAGATCCCTTCAGGTTATAAAGATGCTGGCAAGCACAACAGGTACCACAGGGAAAAATCTGCGGAGAGAGATCTCAGAGATAGTCTTCACCATAAGCAACATAAGAGATATTCTACGACATGGAGAGAAGCGACCAGAACTGCAGAAACTAGGGATTGAGATCCTTACCAGTTTAGCACAGGATAATGATGCGACAGAGCATATAGGAGGGACTGGTGGAGTTCTGAAAGAACTGTTAAAGATTTTCTTCCAAGAAGGAGTGCTGGAAAATCAAAGGGACGTGAGGATTGTGGCCGGAGAAGCCCTGGCAATGCTGGCTTTTGAAAGCAAGAGCAACTGTCAACGCATCTTGAAGTTAAATGTAGTGGAGAGGCTCCTAAACGTGTTGGAGATTCCGGTTCTTGATGTTAGTGCTGGAAGAATTTTGAGGAATATGTGCACTTACAGTGGCCCAGAGTCCTTCAACCAGCTAAAGGAAGTAACAGCAGCGGCACCAACG GTTCTCAAGGCAATCTTGTCAGGAGAAGGCAAACTACAAGAGGTGATGGTTGGGTTAGCAGTGCATGCTTTCAAGTACATGACGGCAGAAGAATCGACTGCCTTCTTCAAGCAGGCGGGGTTTAGAGAAGCTGAATTAGCTTGTGCTTTGGTCGAGATCCTGAGGAGCCACCCGAACCCACATATAAAGGTGCCGAGAATGAGAAGGTTTGCTATCGAGCTGGCTATCTGGATGATGAGAGAGAAATCAACAAATGTGCAGATCTTCAGGGATCTGGGCATGGAGGAGGAGCTTGAAGGAGTCATGGATACGACATCGGAGCTAGAGAGCTACAACATTTTCTCTGGCACCATTGGACTAAGCAGGCACAGTACGACCATTCACTCACTTGTTGAGACCGCACTTATGCTGCTGAATAACAGGTTTGATCAACCGATAGGTTACTGA
- the LOC104417415 gene encoding uncharacterized protein LOC104417415, with protein sequence MTVKSFAEGQSSIHLDIPQLQKENESTISPATIFEPQTSASSENYVSPTLPAVSAPEKKLTLFALHLAILEKMATGLGTLGFIWATVVLLGGLASTLDKTDFWFITIILLIEGARIFSRSHELEWQHQSTWSIADAGISSFRALRSSSRALVESMKDKLSPVSSATRKQSQHSRNISKTTDATNITDQKLRRKPTRIWTSSEVPIVPYAGRVFLSRNVSKILYWLQLLSAIACVVLSLMKLIKRNFGDIAKRDTDESNGKAALDIFYALALAEALVVLTEKLYWEWKVVICKLLEGVNEECDLGASGTNSTLRFFYDSYSRCINGSIFDGLGMDMVTFAMDLLSSNSPQEQLIGARILRQFSTKERFSDDTLQKMGTTLPVIERLVEILNWKDPHEKEIRVSAAEIVSKLAGKKQNSLRVAGIPAAMESISSLLQTNRSLSSTADEIGERKIVFDHEDYGHWTFINLGLLILKKLAHDHDNCGKIGNTRGLLSKIIDFTHADERILKDSTVTTSQVLTVKRSLKVIKMLASTTGTTGKNLRREISEIVFTISNIRDILQHGEKKPELQKLGIEILTSLAQDNEATECIGGTGGVLKELLNIFFQGVQEEQRDVKIVAGEALAMLVFESKSNCRRILKLNVVERLLEALEIPLLHVNAGRILRNLCTYSGPESFNQLKGVTAVAPTVLKAILSGEGKVQEVMVGLAVHAFKFMTAEESTALFQRAGFREAKLACALVEILRSHRNPHVKVPRMRRFAIELAIWMMREKSTNVQIFRDLGMEEELEGVMDTTSELESFNIFSGTIGLSRHSTTIHSLVETALMLLKNRFDQPIGY encoded by the exons ATGACAGTCAAGAGCTTTGCTGAAGGTCAAAGCAGCATTCATTTGGACATTCCTCAGCTtcagaaggaaaatgaaagcacCATTTCACCCGCCACAATTTTTGAGCCACAAACTAGTGCTAGCAGCGAAAACTATGTATCTCCCACGCTGCCAGCTGTTTCAGCCCCGGAGAAAAAGCTGACTCTGTTTGCTCTCCACCTTGCAATTCTTGAAAAAATGGCCACTGGCCTGGGAACCCTTGGTTTCATCTGGGCGACGGTTGTACTCCTGGGGGGCCTTGCCAGTACCCTAGACAAAACCGACTTCTGGTTCATCACcatcattttattaattgaaggAGCTAGAATCTTCAGCAGGAGTCACGAGCTGGAATGGCAACACCAGTCCACATGGTCAATAGCTGACGCAGGAATTAGCAGCTTCCGAGCGCTCAGATCGAGCTCTAGAGCTCTAGTTGAATCCATGAAGGATAAGTTAAGCCCTGTAAGCTCTGCTACGAGGAAGCAAAGTCAACACAGCAGGAATATTTCCAAAACTACAGATGCAACAAACATTACAGACCAGAAATTGAGAAGGAAGCCAACCCGGATTTGGACTTCTTCCGAAGTTCCTATTGTACCTTATGCAGGGAGAGTTTTCCTTTCAAGAAACGTCAGCAAGATTCTGTATTGGCTTCAGCTCTTATCTGCAATAGCCTGCGTCGTGCTCTCATTGATGAAGCTCATCAAGCGCAATTTTGGTGACATTGCTAAAAGAGACACTGACGAGAGTAACGGGAAGGCTGCTCTGGATATCTTTTATGCCTTGGCTTTGGCAGAAGCTCTGGTTGTCCTGACAGAGAAACTTTACTGGGAGTGGAAGGTTGTCATCTGTAAGCTTCTTGAAGGGGTGAATGAGGAATGCGATCTGGGGGCTTCAGGTACGAACTCGactttgagatttttctatGACTCCTATTCGAGATGTATCAATGGGAGCATTTTTGATGGCCTGGGAATGGATATGGTGACTTTTGCCATGGATCTCTTATCTTCAAACTCGCCGCAAGAGCAGCTCATAGGAGCCAGGATTCTTCGCCAGTTTTCTACGAAAGAACGGTTTTCAGATGACACGCTTCAGAAGATGGGAACAACTCTGCCAGTTATAGAGAGACTGGTGGAGATCTTGAACTGGAAAGACCCACACGAGAAAGAAATCAGGGTATCAGCTGCAGAAATAGTTTCCAAATTAGCCGGGAAAAAGCAAAACTCCCTTCGGGTCGCTGGGATACCCGCAGCAATGGAATCGATATCATCTCTTCTACAGACAAACAGAAGCCTCAGTTCTACAGCAGACGAAATTGGAGAAAGGAAAATTGTCTTTGACCATGAGGATTATGGACACTGGACTTTCATTAATTTGGGGCTACTCATTCTCAAGAAACTTGCCCATGATCATGATAACTGTGGAAAAATTGGAAACACAAGGGGCCttctttccaaaatcatagATTTCACTCATGCTGACGAGAGAATATTGAAGGACTCAACTGTTACCACATCGCAGGTTTTGACTGTTAAAAGATCCCTAAAGGTTATAAAGATGCTGGCAAGCACGACAGGTACCACAGGGAAAAATCTCCGTAGAGAGATCTCAGAGATAGTCTTCACCATAAGCAACATAAGAGATATTCTACAACACGGAGAGAAAAAACCAGAACTGCAGAAACTAGGGATTGAGATCCTTACCAGTTTAGCACAGGATAATGAGGCGACAGAGTGTATAGGAGGGACTGGTGGAGTTCTGAAAGAACTGTTAAACATTTTCTTCCAAGGAGTGCAGGAAGAACAAAGGGATGTGAAGATTGTGGCTGGAGAAGCTCTGGCAATGCTGGTGTTTGAAAGCAAGAGCAACTGTCGTCGCATCTTAAAGTTAAATGTAGTGGAGAGGCTCCTAGAAGCATTGGAGATTCCGCTTCTTCATGTCAATGCTGGAAGAATTTTGAGGAACCTGTGCACTTACAGTGGGCCAGAGTCCTTCAACCAGCTAAAGGGAGTAACAGCAGTGGCACCAACA GTTCTCAAGGCAATCTTGTCAGGGGAAGGCAAAGTACAAGAGGTGATGGTTGGGTTAGCGGTACATGCTTTCAAGTTCATGACAGCCGAAGAATCGACCGCCTTGTTTCAGCGGGCGGGGTTTAGAGAAGCCAAATTAGCTTGTGCTTTGGTCGAGATCCTGAGGAGCCACCGGAACCCACATGTAAAGGTGCCAAGAATGAGAAGGTTTGCTATCGAGCTGGCAATTTGGATGATGAGAGAGAAATCAACAAATGTGCAGATCTTCAGGGATCTGGGCATGGAGGAGGAGCTTGAAGGAGTCATGGATACGACATCAGAGCTAGAGAGCTTCAATATTTTCTCTGGCACCATTGGACTAAGCAGGCACAGCACAACCATTCACTCACTTGTTGAGACTGCACTTATGCTGCTGAAGAACAGGTTTGATCAACCGATAGGCTACTGA